The Desulfovibrio porci genome includes a window with the following:
- a CDS encoding B3/B4 domain-containing protein, producing the protein MTRPEIRIDPALKALWPQTGLGCLAYGARPLPEHPALWSFFTAAILPGLGKTLQDAPLAGLPNLAESRQAYKAFGRDPGRTRVSSEALYRRVRQGKDIYRINSVVDANNLISLESGFSLGSYDLARLDGGLLLRLGREGEAYAGIGKGGIDLARLPLLADAQGPFGSPSSDSQRAVISLESRNILTVIYGFSGPEPLEAALDLTVRRLTDFAGAAGCDAFTVR; encoded by the coding sequence ATGACCCGTCCCGAGATACGCATCGACCCCGCGCTCAAGGCTCTTTGGCCGCAAACCGGCCTGGGCTGCCTGGCCTATGGCGCCCGGCCCCTGCCGGAACACCCGGCACTCTGGAGCTTTTTCACAGCGGCAATCCTGCCCGGGCTGGGCAAAACCCTTCAGGACGCGCCCCTGGCCGGGCTGCCCAATCTGGCGGAATCCCGCCAGGCCTACAAGGCCTTCGGACGCGATCCGGGCCGGACGCGGGTTTCTTCCGAAGCCCTCTACCGCCGCGTCCGGCAGGGCAAGGATATCTACCGCATCAACAGCGTGGTGGACGCCAACAACCTGATCTCGCTGGAAAGCGGCTTTTCCCTGGGCTCCTACGATCTGGCCCGGCTGGACGGCGGCCTGCTGCTGCGCCTGGGCCGGGAAGGCGAAGCCTACGCGGGCATCGGCAAGGGCGGCATTGATCTGGCCCGCCTGCCCCTGCTGGCCGACGCCCAGGGGCCCTTCGGCAGCCCCAGCAGCGATTCCCAACGGGCCGTGATCTCGCTGGAAAGCCGGAATATTCTCACCGTCATCTACGGCTTTTCCGGCCCGGAACCTCTGGAGGCCGCTCTGGACCTGACCGTCCGGCGGCTGACGGATTTCGCCGGGGCCGCGGGCTGCGACGCTTTCACGGTCCGTTGA
- the coaD gene encoding pantetheine-phosphate adenylyltransferase, which translates to MKTALYPGTFDPLTNGHLSLIRRGCDVFDQIIVAVADNTPKFPLFSHEERVEMAREALKNESRVVVEPFSGLTVEYAAQRGVCALLRGLRAVSDFEYEFQLALMNRRLQRHIQTVFMMTDYQWLFISSTIVKAAASQGADVKGLVPENVRRSLLEKYAKGEVRRGTPCLAAPHGGFRVS; encoded by the coding sequence ATGAAAACAGCGCTCTATCCCGGCACTTTCGACCCCCTGACCAACGGCCACCTCAGCCTGATCCGGCGCGGCTGCGACGTCTTCGACCAGATCATCGTGGCCGTGGCCGACAATACGCCCAAATTCCCGCTGTTCAGCCATGAGGAGCGGGTGGAAATGGCCCGCGAAGCCCTCAAAAACGAGTCGCGTGTGGTGGTGGAACCCTTCTCCGGCCTGACCGTGGAATACGCGGCCCAGCGTGGGGTCTGCGCCCTGCTGCGCGGCCTGCGCGCGGTGTCGGACTTTGAGTACGAGTTCCAGCTGGCCCTGATGAACCGCCGTCTGCAGCGCCATATCCAGACCGTGTTCATGATGACCGACTACCAGTGGCTGTTCATCAGCTCCACCATCGTCAAGGCGGCGGCCAGCCAGGGCGCGGACGTCAAGGGCCTGGTGCCCGAGAACGTGCGCCGCAGCCTGCTGGAAAAATACGCCAAAGGCGAAGTGCGCCGGGGCACGCCCTGTCTGGCGGCCCCGCACGGCGGCTTCCGCGTTTCGTAA
- the rsmD gene encoding 16S rRNA (guanine(966)-N(2))-methyltransferase RsmD, with protein sequence MRIIAGGLGGRVLKTVEGEGYRPAMGRTREALFSMLASRGLVWGETRVLDLFAGSGSLAFEALSRGATSALLVENAAPAMRCLQENVAALGLEGQARLIKEDVLRFLKRQPPEGFELVFMDPPYRKNLAEPALRALADRGWLAPGAFVTAEIEKDVRLTPPASFNLLAERLFGQTRICIWTAA encoded by the coding sequence ATGCGGATCATTGCCGGCGGCCTGGGCGGCCGCGTGCTGAAAACCGTGGAAGGCGAGGGCTACCGCCCGGCCATGGGCCGCACCCGCGAAGCGCTGTTCTCCATGCTGGCCTCGCGCGGCCTGGTCTGGGGCGAAACCCGCGTGCTGGACCTCTTCGCGGGCAGCGGCAGCCTGGCCTTCGAGGCCCTGAGCCGGGGCGCGACCTCGGCCCTGCTGGTGGAAAACGCGGCCCCGGCCATGCGCTGCCTTCAGGAAAACGTGGCGGCCCTGGGCCTCGAAGGCCAGGCCCGCCTGATCAAGGAAGACGTGCTGCGTTTTCTCAAACGCCAGCCGCCCGAAGGCTTTGAGCTTGTCTTCATGGACCCGCCCTACCGCAAGAACCTGGCGGAACCGGCGCTGCGCGCCCTGGCGGACAGGGGCTGGCTCGCGCCCGGGGCTTTCGTCACGGCGGAAATCGAAAAGGACGTCAGGCTCACGCCGCCCGCCTCCTTCAACCTTCTGGCCGAGCGCCTCTTCGGCCAGACGCGCATCTGCATCTGGACGGCAGCATGA
- a CDS encoding MBL fold metallo-hydrolase RNA specificity domain-containing protein: protein MKVQFLGAAKTVTGSCYMIEACGKRFCVDCGMHQGNKAIEQRNRDVKPYQPENIDFVLITHAHIDHSGLLPLLAKNGFDKPVYCTKATSDLLEIMLQDSAHIQEMEAQWEAKKYDRRGLKNPPAALYTVEDAQKAATLFQAVDYHKTFEPAPGIRMTYYDAGHILGSGSLRLEAEEDGKTTSMIFSGDIGRPQSLIVRDPENPPRADYVFMESTYGDRNHKNESTSTEELAEAVAYSHARGEKVIIPAFAVERTQEVLYCLHMLNSQGKLPEDMPVFVDSPLAIRATEIFERNRELFDEDAKALLGSGDDPFSLPNLHYTLSTAESQAINEISGPAIVISASGMCNAGRIKHHLKHNIWRPGASVVFVGYQAVGTPGRKLVEQAKKITLFGEDMEVKARIFTINGFSGHAGQSQLLDWLAPLTGDGTQVVLVHGENSAQTTLAGLIQERFSLAPLIPEYLEEMVLEGGRVAQTVLHESQAHPKVDWNFLTGELERKWDMFKGKLADVEGRPWVEQTELQEALAKMDYAMTRLLSRM from the coding sequence ATGAAAGTACAATTCCTGGGAGCGGCCAAAACAGTCACCGGCTCCTGCTATATGATCGAGGCCTGCGGCAAGCGCTTCTGCGTGGACTGCGGCATGCACCAGGGCAATAAGGCCATTGAGCAGCGCAACCGCGACGTCAAGCCCTACCAGCCTGAAAACATTGATTTCGTCCTGATCACCCACGCCCATATCGACCATTCGGGCCTGCTGCCCCTGCTGGCCAAAAACGGTTTCGACAAGCCCGTTTACTGCACCAAGGCCACCAGCGACCTGCTGGAAATCATGCTGCAGGACAGCGCCCACATCCAGGAAATGGAAGCCCAGTGGGAAGCCAAGAAGTACGACCGCCGGGGCCTGAAAAATCCCCCGGCCGCGCTCTATACGGTGGAGGACGCCCAGAAGGCGGCCACGCTTTTTCAGGCCGTGGACTATCACAAGACCTTTGAGCCCGCGCCGGGCATCCGCATGACCTATTACGACGCCGGGCACATTCTGGGTTCCGGCTCCCTGCGCCTGGAAGCCGAGGAAGACGGCAAGACCACCAGCATGATCTTTTCCGGCGACATCGGCCGCCCCCAGTCCCTGATTGTCCGCGATCCGGAAAATCCGCCCAGGGCCGACTACGTGTTCATGGAGTCCACCTACGGCGACCGCAACCACAAGAATGAAAGCACCAGCACCGAGGAACTGGCCGAGGCCGTGGCCTACAGCCACGCCAGGGGCGAAAAGGTGATCATTCCGGCTTTTGCCGTGGAGCGCACGCAGGAGGTGCTTTACTGCCTGCACATGCTCAACAGCCAGGGCAAACTGCCGGAGGACATGCCGGTCTTCGTGGACAGCCCCCTGGCCATCCGGGCCACTGAAATCTTCGAGCGCAACCGCGAGCTGTTCGACGAGGACGCCAAGGCCCTGCTGGGCAGCGGCGACGATCCCTTCTCCCTGCCCAACCTGCACTACACCCTGAGCACGGCCGAATCCCAGGCCATCAACGAGATCAGCGGCCCGGCCATTGTCATTTCGGCCAGCGGCATGTGCAATGCCGGGCGCATCAAGCACCACCTCAAGCACAATATCTGGAGGCCCGGCGCCAGCGTGGTTTTTGTGGGCTATCAGGCCGTGGGCACGCCGGGCCGCAAGCTGGTGGAGCAGGCCAAAAAGATCACCCTGTTCGGCGAAGACATGGAAGTGAAGGCGCGCATTTTCACCATCAACGGCTTTTCCGGCCATGCCGGGCAGAGCCAGCTGCTGGACTGGCTGGCCCCGCTGACCGGCGACGGCACGCAGGTGGTGCTGGTGCACGGCGAAAATTCGGCCCAGACCACGCTGGCCGGGCTGATTCAGGAGCGTTTCAGTCTTGCGCCGCTGATCCCCGAATACCTGGAAGAAATGGTTCTGGAAGGCGGGCGCGTTGCCCAGACCGTGCTGCACGAAAGCCAGGCCCATCCCAAGGTGGACTGGAACTTCCTCACCGGCGAACTGGAACGCAAGTGGGACATGTTCAAGGGCAAGCTGGCCGACGTGGAAGGCCGCCCCTGGGTGGAACAGACCGAATTGCAGGAGGCCCTGGCCAAGATGGACTACGCCATGACCCGCCTGCTTTCGCGCATGTAG
- a CDS encoding GNAT family N-acetyltransferase, with amino-acid sequence MPARLILETPRLILREMNPDDFAALCAMLRDPEVMYAYAHAFSEDEVRQWLDRQLQRYRQDGFGLWAVTLKTEDGPPGAMIGQCGLTRQECPPVSPGRVPEVGYLFRKSRWHQGYATEAARACRDYAFTTLGAGEVFSIIRANNAPSLAVARRNGMAVRAAFSKHYYGQDMPHLVFSITRSQWRQEQETA; translated from the coding sequence ATGCCTGCACGCCTGATTCTGGAAACGCCGCGCCTGATCCTGCGGGAAATGAACCCGGACGATTTCGCCGCCCTGTGCGCCATGCTGCGCGACCCGGAGGTGATGTACGCCTACGCGCACGCCTTCAGCGAGGATGAGGTCCGGCAATGGCTGGACAGGCAGTTGCAACGCTACCGGCAAGACGGCTTCGGCCTCTGGGCCGTGACGCTCAAAACGGAGGACGGTCCGCCCGGCGCCATGATCGGCCAGTGCGGCCTGACCCGGCAGGAATGCCCGCCCGTGTCGCCGGGCCGCGTGCCGGAGGTGGGCTACCTGTTCCGGAAAAGCCGCTGGCATCAGGGCTATGCCACGGAGGCGGCCAGAGCCTGCCGGGATTACGCCTTCACAACGCTGGGGGCCGGAGAGGTCTTTTCCATTATCCGGGCAAACAACGCCCCCTCCCTGGCCGTGGCCCGCAGAAACGGCATGGCGGTCCGCGCGGCGTTCAGCAAGCACTATTACGGCCAGGACATGCCGCATCTGGTCTTTTCCATCACCCGCTCCCAATGGCGGCAAGAACAGGAAACAGCATGA
- the miaA gene encoding tRNA (adenosine(37)-N6)-dimethylallyltransferase MiaA: protein MTGDAKSSSAARPAPVICLAGPTGSGKTAAALLLARELDGEVINADSRQVYADFPLITAQPSPEERAACPHHLYGFLPATQKISAGQWAEQAAAKARELLARGRTPLLVGGTGLYFQALLRGIADIPPLDPAISARLEARLDAEGAPALHAELRKADPAYAARIHPNDRQRIARALEVLEGTGRPFSWWHENAMAAPLCRGPLLVLNAELAWLEPRLARRLDLMLAAGALDEARRARARCDDPAAPGWSGIGAAEALAHLQGRISLEECRRLWLRNTRAYAKRQLTWFRARPEALFLPPDNLTAVLEEARRHWTAPA, encoded by the coding sequence ATGACCGGGGACGCGAAGTCTTCTTCCGCCGCGCGGCCCGCACCGGTGATCTGTCTGGCCGGTCCCACGGGATCGGGCAAAACCGCCGCGGCCCTGCTTCTGGCCCGCGAGCTGGACGGCGAGGTGATCAACGCCGACTCGCGCCAGGTCTACGCCGATTTTCCGCTGATCACGGCCCAGCCCTCGCCGGAAGAGCGCGCCGCCTGCCCCCACCATCTCTACGGTTTTCTGCCCGCAACGCAAAAGATCAGCGCCGGGCAGTGGGCGGAACAGGCCGCGGCCAAGGCCCGCGAACTGCTGGCGCGCGGCAGAACCCCGCTGCTGGTGGGCGGCACGGGCCTTTATTTTCAGGCTCTGCTGCGCGGCATTGCCGATATCCCGCCTCTGGACCCGGCCATCAGCGCCCGCCTGGAAGCCCGCCTGGACGCCGAGGGCGCGCCCGCCCTGCACGCCGAGCTGCGCAAGGCCGACCCGGCCTACGCGGCGCGCATCCATCCCAATGACCGCCAGCGCATCGCGCGGGCCCTGGAAGTGCTGGAAGGCACGGGCCGCCCCTTCAGCTGGTGGCATGAAAACGCCATGGCCGCCCCGCTCTGCCGGGGGCCGCTGCTGGTGCTCAACGCCGAGCTGGCCTGGCTGGAGCCGCGCCTGGCCCGCCGCCTGGACCTGATGCTGGCCGCCGGGGCTCTGGACGAGGCGCGCCGGGCTCGCGCCCGCTGCGACGATCCGGCCGCGCCGGGCTGGTCGGGCATCGGCGCGGCGGAAGCTCTGGCTCATCTGCAGGGCCGGATCAGCCTTGAGGAATGCCGCCGCCTCTGGCTGCGCAACACCCGCGCCTACGCCAAGCGTCAGTTGACTTGGTTCCGGGCCCGGCCCGAAGCGCTTTTTCTGCCGCCCGACAACCTGACGGCCGTGCTGGAAGAAGCCCGCCGGCACTGGACGGCCCCGGCCTGA